A DNA window from Vicinamibacterales bacterium contains the following coding sequences:
- a CDS encoding ATP-binding protein encodes MKDDLAREPLTLANCDREPIHIPGAIQGHGLLAACQDDFVVTQVSANVESFLDRAPGAVLGTDLTSWLMAPSAELFTQAGAQGFPRDLNPIGVVAASGRRYDALIHRQGAAGPVIVEFEPADHQFSGWDPRVRRSVRRFQQATDIDALLDLCAREVRELTAFDRVMIYRFDADWNGRVEAEARDDRLEPFKGLHYPAADIPAQARRLYELNWLRIIPDVGYTPVALSPVVNPVTGSPLDLSFAVLRSVSPIHVQYLQNMGVTASMSVSLIYRDRLIGLIACHHYSGPRRVPYVTRETCEYLGQMMSWHLARLDAQETTARTLATHRAQADVVSAVATAPSIPAGLMDPAMLALTDASGAAVVYEGRVAEIGRTPGELRIRQLVHFLSQPGIQGTFTTDRLSDHMPATAHWDDTAAGVLAVDISREFGEFILWFRQATERVVHWGGDPRAHGSVVPDASGAPRLSPRGSFALWREVVRGRSLPWEPWQVEAAERLRTLLLGKFRERAVELRTMNARLEAADRAKDEFISTVSHELRTPLNGMLGWLRLLQTGSIDAEQRQRALATIERNARAQAKLIEDLLDVSRIMSGKLTLNVEAVLIAAVVDQAIETVRPAAASKDLRLQTTMDSTAAVMGDAGRLVQVLTNLLSNAVKFTPRQGRVQVLVERRESSVDVSVADTGQGIDPEFLPHVFERFRQADVSTARRTGGLGLGLAIARQIVEMHGGSIAALSDGIGRGATFSIRLPLSIAMRREVAAPHGASTPPGLGCPPGLKDLKVLVVDDEPDARDLLQTVFAGCRANVRTAGSAADALALMDSFVPDVLVSDIGMPEMDGYQFMTAVRRRPAERGGRTPAVALTAYARIEDRTRALVSGFQVHVPKPVEPVEILAVVASLASVNPLR; translated from the coding sequence GTGAAGGACGACCTCGCCAGGGAACCCCTCACGCTGGCGAACTGCGATCGCGAGCCGATCCACATTCCGGGCGCCATCCAGGGACACGGCCTGCTGGCCGCCTGTCAGGACGACTTCGTCGTGACGCAGGTGAGCGCCAACGTGGAGTCGTTCCTGGATCGGGCGCCCGGCGCCGTGCTCGGTACGGACCTCACGTCGTGGCTGATGGCCCCGTCGGCCGAACTCTTCACGCAGGCAGGCGCGCAGGGCTTTCCGCGCGACCTGAACCCGATCGGCGTCGTGGCCGCGAGCGGCCGGCGCTACGACGCGCTCATCCACCGGCAGGGCGCCGCCGGTCCGGTCATCGTGGAGTTCGAGCCGGCCGACCACCAGTTCTCGGGATGGGACCCGCGGGTGCGGCGCTCGGTACGCCGCTTCCAGCAGGCCACGGACATCGACGCGCTGCTCGATCTCTGTGCGCGCGAGGTCCGCGAGCTGACCGCCTTCGACCGGGTGATGATCTACCGCTTCGACGCCGACTGGAACGGCCGCGTCGAGGCCGAGGCCCGCGACGATCGGCTGGAGCCGTTCAAGGGCCTGCACTATCCCGCCGCCGACATCCCGGCGCAGGCGCGGCGCCTGTACGAGCTCAACTGGCTGCGGATCATCCCCGACGTCGGCTACACCCCGGTCGCACTCAGCCCGGTCGTCAACCCCGTCACCGGAAGCCCGCTGGACCTGAGCTTCGCGGTGCTCCGCAGCGTGTCGCCGATACACGTGCAGTACCTCCAGAACATGGGCGTGACCGCGTCGATGTCGGTGTCGCTCATCTACCGCGACCGGCTGATCGGCCTCATCGCCTGTCACCACTACAGCGGCCCGCGCCGGGTCCCGTACGTCACCCGCGAGACGTGCGAGTACCTCGGGCAGATGATGTCCTGGCACCTGGCCCGCCTCGACGCCCAGGAGACGACGGCGCGGACACTGGCCACCCACCGCGCGCAGGCCGACGTGGTGAGCGCCGTGGCCACGGCGCCGTCGATCCCGGCGGGACTGATGGATCCCGCGATGCTCGCGCTCACCGACGCCAGCGGCGCCGCCGTCGTGTACGAGGGCCGCGTGGCCGAGATCGGCCGCACGCCCGGGGAGCTGCGCATCCGTCAGCTGGTCCACTTCCTGAGCCAGCCGGGCATCCAGGGCACGTTCACGACCGACCGCCTCAGCGACCACATGCCGGCCACCGCGCACTGGGACGACACCGCGGCGGGCGTCCTCGCCGTGGACATCTCGCGGGAGTTCGGCGAATTCATCCTGTGGTTCCGGCAGGCCACCGAACGGGTCGTGCACTGGGGCGGCGATCCGCGCGCGCACGGCAGCGTGGTGCCCGACGCCTCGGGCGCGCCGCGCCTGTCCCCGCGCGGGTCCTTTGCGCTGTGGCGCGAGGTGGTGCGCGGCCGTTCGCTCCCCTGGGAGCCGTGGCAGGTCGAAGCCGCCGAACGCCTGCGCACGCTGCTGCTCGGAAAGTTCCGGGAACGGGCCGTCGAGCTCCGGACGATGAACGCGCGGCTGGAGGCGGCCGACCGCGCCAAGGACGAGTTCATCTCGACGGTCAGTCACGAGCTGCGGACGCCCCTCAACGGCATGCTGGGCTGGCTCCGGCTGCTGCAGACCGGGTCGATCGACGCCGAGCAGCGGCAGCGCGCGCTGGCCACCATCGAACGCAACGCCCGCGCGCAGGCCAAGCTCATCGAGGACCTCCTGGACGTGAGCCGGATCATGTCCGGCAAGCTCACGCTGAACGTGGAGGCCGTGCTCATCGCGGCCGTGGTCGACCAGGCGATCGAGACGGTGCGCCCGGCCGCCGCGTCGAAGGACCTGCGCCTGCAGACCACCATGGACTCCACCGCCGCGGTCATGGGCGATGCCGGCCGGCTGGTGCAGGTCCTGACGAACCTCCTGTCCAACGCCGTCAAGTTCACGCCGCGCCAGGGCCGCGTGCAGGTGCTGGTCGAGCGGCGCGAGTCGTCGGTGGACGTGAGCGTCGCCGACACGGGCCAGGGCATCGACCCCGAGTTCCTCCCGCACGTGTTCGAGCGCTTCCGGCAGGCCGACGTGAGCACCGCGCGGCGCACCGGCGGCCTGGGCCTGGGTCTCGCCATCGCGCGCCAGATCGTGGAGATGCACGGGGGATCGATCGCGGCGCTGAGCGACGGCATCGGCCGCGGCGCCACCTTCAGCATCAGGCTGCCACTTTCGATCGCGATGCGGCGCGAGGTGGCGGCCCCGCACGGCGCCTCGACGCCGCCGGGCCTCGGATGTCCGCCGGGCCTCAAGGATCTGAAGGTGCTCGTGGTGGACGACGAGCCCGACGCCCGCGACCTCCTGCAGACGGTGTTCGCGGGCTGCCGCGCGAACGTGCGGACCGCCGGGTCGGCGGCCGACGCGCTGGCGTTGATGGACTCGTTCGTGCCCGACGTTCTCGTCTCCGACATCGGCATGCCGGAGATGGACGGCTACCAGTTCATGACGGCGGTCCGACGGCGCCCGGCCGAGCGGGGGGGACGGACGCCCGCCGTGGCCCTGACCGCCTACGCCCGCATCGAGGACCGTACCCGCGCGCTGGTCAGCGGCTTCCAGGTGCACGTGCCGAAGCCCGTGGAGCCGGTGGAGATCCTGGCCGTCGTCGCGTCGCTGGCGTCGGTGAACCCGCTGCGCTGA
- a CDS encoding biliverdin-producing heme oxygenase produces the protein MSAHTRGPSIAVSDAAAPPLHRPAMSSSEPEHLLYLVRAHTGSLHDALDARLQPDGAPMAQARYTAFLRATSAIALPLELPLAIHLGPLVVRERAGERRARLAHDLELLGSSLAEPWPALPVIESAADAFGAAYVLLGSHLGGEVIARRLFGRDAGPATPTSYARLYGPDLGPMWTRFTDALVVFGGAHDAMVRRHVAAVAVALFTAFGLALDREGVPR, from the coding sequence ATGAGCGCGCACACCCGCGGCCCCTCGATTGCCGTGAGCGACGCGGCGGCGCCGCCCCTGCACCGCCCGGCCATGTCCTCGTCCGAGCCCGAACACCTGTTGTACCTGGTCCGCGCGCACACCGGCAGCCTGCACGACGCGCTGGACGCGCGCCTGCAGCCCGACGGCGCGCCGATGGCCCAGGCCCGCTACACCGCGTTCCTTCGCGCGACCAGCGCCATCGCCCTGCCGCTCGAGCTGCCGCTCGCGATCCACCTGGGGCCGCTCGTCGTCCGCGAGCGGGCCGGGGAGCGGCGGGCGCGCCTCGCGCACGATCTCGAGCTGCTCGGGTCATCGCTGGCCGAGCCGTGGCCCGCCCTGCCCGTCATCGAGTCCGCGGCCGACGCCTTCGGCGCGGCCTACGTCCTGCTGGGGTCGCATCTCGGCGGCGAGGTCATCGCCCGGCGGCTGTTCGGGCGCGACGCGGGTCCGGCCACGCCGACGTCGTATGCGCGTCTCTACGGCCCGGACCTCGGCCCGATGTGGACGCGGTTCACCGACGCCCTCGTCGTCTTCGGAGGCGCCCACGACGCGATGGTCCGCCGCCACGTCGCCGCCGTGGCCGTGGCGCTCTTCACCGCGTTCGGCCTCGCGCTCGACAGGGAAGGCGTGCCGCGGTGA